One stretch of Amycolatopsis tolypomycina DNA includes these proteins:
- a CDS encoding WhiB family transcriptional regulator, with product MGWGEIPEQALGDLTELIDATEEEQDWQERALCAQTDPEAFFPEKGGSTREAKRICLGCEVKDECLEYALAHDERFGIWGGLSERERRKLKKRAV from the coding sequence ATGGGTTGGGGCGAGATCCCGGAGCAGGCTCTGGGAGATCTCACCGAGCTCATCGATGCCACCGAAGAAGAGCAGGATTGGCAGGAACGCGCCCTGTGCGCGCAGACGGACCCGGAGGCGTTCTTCCCCGAGAAGGGCGGTTCCACCCGCGAAGCCAAGCGCATCTGCCTGGGCTGCGAGGTCAAGGACGAGTGCCTTGAGTACGCACTGGCCCACGACGAGCGCTTCGGCATCTGGGGCGGTCTGTCCGAGCGGGAGCGCCGGAAGCTGAAGAAACGAGCTGTCTGA
- a CDS encoding glycosyltransferase — protein sequence MPPVSRTAPVLAIVVCHDGENWLPLALSALRRSTVRPRHVLAVDTGSTDATPRLLAEAAEDPGPDSSPVLSGVITLSSETGFAAAVAEAVAHATERWGDPGSWLWLLHDDCAPEPDCLEQLLQTATKEPSATVLGALGLDWTDPRLIVEAGLSTDASGHRQQVATTGDDPVEVLAVPSAGSLVRRDAWDTLGGFDPDFPLLREDLDFGWRANAAGGMVLTVPLARVRHARAVTTGRRAADALPGSPSAANRAHGLRVFLVNCSPFSFWLGMIRLPLLAVLRALAFVLLRRTGEARTEFAAAAYLLSGRGGLRAARAHRRRNPRPGTVRGLFTGRGTRLRNAVRAGVVGLVRRGVESDVALGRVPETVETESAWVTPEALDARENRPVGPDALPAGALRGVSSRGSGLRRPGTLVAVALPETPAAEATPEAEEPEPELVFVEVNRRRVLAATVFAPPVVLLVVLTALGLVVNRARLGLDLFGGKLLPVGGLGELWTSYLAPWHAIAGGTGAPASATLPVLGTLGAVFAPIGGPAALVAILLIGDIPLAALSAYAATRRLRVRRWVRAVIAATYALLPAATTGVAQGRLDVVVVHLVLPLVAAGIAGLLVHADTRWLHVSALSAFGVALLGAFSPLAHGLALAGLLIGFVVLPAPTGLARRIASVGIVVLLPLALLLPWPTVLLKHPELLVQGLGGAAAPVSGTDLAGLDPGGPGGWPLGVAVIAAALVAVVVRPTKLAAGGFALAALGAGGLVLVRLVTLPPLQGGAPAHGYAGVPLLIVGAGLLWVVLGSWQRGGPAGVPATWLPKVMAVAGVAVCLALAAGAVVAGAQGPLRAGDRPSLAPEVAAELTASGRSVLDLAPDATRQTGGRLPHYGDDELAPTPATAARLTSWRTDLGQGDAAAVQRTLAAAAAAGVQFVVLPPGVDPQAYVPLAKEMLSTAAPTSDGRGVLRLLPPAGQVILISPEQAKAAVTGGSAPGNAPGVAPVRANLPDVRVRVSDGPTGRLLVLAAEQEAGWKATVGGKAVPIVPAWGHQVAVSVPPESSEVTVEYPGTERNLLLLAQLAAVLFTLLTAVPASTGTGDSTPKKEQDGHPVA from the coding sequence TTGCCCCCCGTCTCGCGCACCGCGCCCGTTCTGGCCATTGTGGTCTGTCACGACGGCGAAAACTGGCTGCCGCTGGCGCTTTCCGCCTTGCGCCGCAGCACCGTCCGGCCCCGGCACGTGCTCGCCGTCGACACCGGGTCCACCGACGCGACCCCGCGGCTGCTCGCCGAAGCCGCCGAAGACCCCGGGCCGGATTCTTCTCCCGTGCTCTCCGGGGTCATCACACTGTCGAGTGAAACCGGCTTCGCGGCGGCGGTCGCCGAAGCCGTCGCGCACGCCACCGAACGCTGGGGCGACCCGGGTTCCTGGCTGTGGCTGCTGCACGACGACTGCGCGCCCGAACCCGACTGCCTCGAGCAGCTGCTCCAGACCGCCACGAAGGAACCGTCGGCCACCGTGCTCGGTGCGCTCGGCCTCGACTGGACCGATCCGCGGCTGATCGTCGAAGCCGGCCTCTCCACCGACGCCTCCGGCCACCGCCAGCAGGTCGCCACGACCGGCGACGACCCGGTCGAGGTGCTCGCCGTGCCCAGCGCGGGCTCACTCGTCCGCCGCGACGCCTGGGACACCCTCGGCGGCTTCGACCCGGATTTCCCGTTGCTGCGCGAGGATCTCGACTTCGGCTGGCGCGCGAACGCGGCCGGCGGGATGGTTCTGACCGTGCCGCTCGCGCGGGTGCGGCACGCCCGCGCCGTCACCACCGGCCGCCGGGCCGCGGACGCCCTGCCCGGCTCGCCGTCCGCCGCGAACCGCGCCCACGGGCTGCGCGTCTTCCTGGTGAACTGCTCGCCGTTTTCCTTCTGGCTCGGCATGATCCGGCTCCCGCTGCTGGCGGTGCTGCGCGCGCTGGCGTTCGTCCTGCTGCGCCGCACCGGGGAAGCGCGCACCGAGTTCGCCGCCGCCGCGTACCTCCTCAGTGGACGCGGCGGATTGCGCGCCGCCCGCGCCCACCGGCGGCGGAATCCGCGGCCGGGCACGGTTCGCGGGCTCTTCACCGGCCGCGGCACCCGGCTGCGCAACGCCGTGCGCGCCGGCGTCGTCGGCCTGGTGCGCCGCGGCGTCGAGAGCGACGTCGCCCTCGGCCGGGTACCCGAGACCGTCGAAACCGAATCGGCGTGGGTGACGCCGGAAGCGCTCGACGCCCGCGAGAACCGTCCGGTCGGCCCGGACGCGCTGCCCGCCGGCGCGCTGCGCGGGGTCAGCTCACGCGGGTCCGGGCTGCGCCGCCCGGGCACGCTCGTCGCCGTCGCGCTGCCGGAAACCCCGGCCGCCGAAGCCACCCCCGAAGCCGAAGAGCCGGAACCCGAACTCGTCTTCGTGGAGGTGAACCGGCGCCGCGTGCTCGCGGCCACGGTCTTCGCGCCACCGGTGGTCCTGCTCGTCGTGCTGACCGCGCTCGGCCTGGTCGTCAACCGCGCCCGCCTCGGCCTCGACCTCTTCGGCGGCAAGCTGCTCCCGGTCGGCGGGCTGGGGGAGCTCTGGACGTCGTACCTGGCGCCGTGGCACGCGATCGCGGGCGGCACCGGGGCACCGGCGTCGGCCACCCTGCCGGTCCTCGGCACGCTCGGCGCGGTGTTCGCCCCGATCGGCGGCCCGGCCGCACTGGTGGCGATCCTCCTCATCGGCGACATCCCCTTGGCCGCACTGAGCGCGTACGCGGCGACGAGGCGGCTTCGCGTGCGCCGCTGGGTCCGCGCCGTCATCGCCGCGACGTACGCGCTGCTGCCCGCCGCGACCACGGGGGTGGCGCAGGGCAGGCTCGACGTCGTCGTGGTGCACCTGGTGCTGCCACTGGTGGCCGCGGGCATCGCCGGGCTGCTCGTGCACGCGGACACGCGCTGGCTGCACGTCTCCGCGCTGTCGGCGTTCGGCGTGGCGCTGCTCGGCGCGTTTTCGCCGCTGGCACACGGGCTCGCGCTCGCCGGGCTGCTGATCGGGTTCGTCGTGCTGCCCGCGCCGACCGGGCTGGCGCGCCGGATCGCGTCGGTCGGGATCGTGGTGCTGCTGCCGCTGGCGCTGCTGCTGCCGTGGCCGACGGTGCTGCTGAAGCACCCGGAGCTGCTGGTGCAGGGCCTCGGCGGGGCGGCCGCCCCGGTGTCCGGCACCGACCTGGCCGGGCTCGACCCGGGCGGCCCGGGCGGGTGGCCGCTCGGCGTCGCGGTGATCGCGGCGGCCCTGGTGGCGGTGGTCGTCCGCCCGACGAAGCTCGCCGCCGGCGGGTTCGCGCTCGCGGCCCTGGGCGCGGGCGGCCTGGTGCTGGTCCGCCTGGTCACCTTGCCGCCCCTGCAGGGCGGCGCCCCGGCGCACGGCTACGCGGGCGTGCCGCTGCTGATCGTCGGCGCGGGGCTGCTGTGGGTGGTGCTCGGCTCGTGGCAGCGCGGCGGCCCGGCGGGCGTCCCGGCGACGTGGCTGCCGAAGGTGATGGCGGTGGCCGGGGTGGCGGTGTGCCTGGCCCTGGCGGCCGGCGCGGTGGTGGCCGGCGCACAGGGCCCGTTGCGCGCGGGCGACCGGCCGTCGCTCGCCCCGGAGGTGGCGGCCGAGCTGACGGCATCCGGCCGTTCGGTGCTCGACCTGGCCCCGGACGCAACCCGCCAGACAGGCGGCCGCCTCCCGCACTACGGCGACGACGAGCTGGCCCCGACCCCCGCCACGGCGGCCCGCCTGACGTCCTGGCGCACGGACCTCGGCCAGGGCGACGCAGCGGCGGTCCAACGCACCCTCGCAGCAGCGGCGGCCGCGGGCGTCCAGTTCGTGGTGCTCCCCCCGGGAGTGGACCCCCAGGCGTACGTACCACTGGCCAAGGAAATGCTCTCGACGGCGGCCCCAACCTCCGACGGCCGCGGAGTGCTCCGCCTGCTGCCACCGGCGGGCCAGGTGATCTTGATCTCCCCAGAGCAGGCAAAAGCAGCGGTCACGGGCGGCAGCGCCCCCGGAAACGCGCCGGGCGTCGCCCCGGTCCGCGCGAACCTCCCGGACGTCCGAGTCCGGGTATCCGACGGCCCAACGGGCCGGCTGCTGGTGTTGGCGGCAGAGCAGGAGGCAGGCTGGAAGGCCACAGTGGGCGGCAAGGCAGTACCGATCGTCCCGGCATGGGGCCACCAGGTGGCGGTCTCGGTACCACCGGAGTCATCCGAGGTGACGGTGGAGTACCCGGGAACGGAACGCAACTTGCTACTACTGGCCCAACTGGCAGCGGTGTTGTTCACGCTTTTGACAGCGGTCCCGGCCAGCACCGGCACGGGGGACTCGACCCCAAAGAAGGAGCAGGATGGTCATCCCGTCGCCTGA
- a CDS encoding ABC transporter permease, which yields MNLVIYILRRLAISIPVLLVGTFLSFVMVAATGDPLGELRHNPNISKEALDSLAHKLGLDQGIVPRYFTWLGDFLSGDWGTSIAQGNALQPVAPKVMAAFGVTFKLVVGAEILALVIGIIVGVLAAVKQYSIVDYLATTLAFLLFSMPIFCVAIVLKSYAIEINGWVRDLGLTDILGNPWLRTTSPEQLKTDGVGDFIASTIGAYLLPTLSIMAISFAAYSRFQRASMLEVMNSDYVRTARAKGLGNGRVIFRHAFRNALIPVTTLFSVNFGSVLAGAIITETVFNWHGMGTLLVEAVNKNDTQVMMGWLVVIATSVIVANLIADLVYGILDPRIRVG from the coding sequence TTGAACCTGGTGATCTACATCCTTCGCCGTCTGGCGATATCGATCCCCGTCCTGCTGGTCGGGACCTTTTTGTCGTTCGTGATGGTCGCCGCCACCGGCGACCCGCTGGGCGAGCTGCGGCACAACCCGAACATCAGCAAGGAAGCCCTGGACTCCCTCGCCCACAAGCTGGGCCTGGACCAGGGCATCGTGCCGCGTTACTTCACGTGGCTCGGGGACTTCCTGTCGGGTGACTGGGGCACGTCCATCGCGCAGGGCAACGCGCTCCAGCCGGTCGCGCCGAAGGTGATGGCCGCGTTCGGCGTCACCTTCAAGCTGGTCGTCGGAGCCGAGATCCTCGCGCTGGTCATCGGGATCATCGTCGGCGTGCTCGCCGCGGTGAAGCAGTACTCGATCGTCGACTACCTCGCCACCACGCTGGCCTTCCTGCTGTTCTCGATGCCGATCTTCTGCGTCGCGATCGTCCTGAAGAGCTACGCGATCGAGATCAACGGGTGGGTCCGGGACCTCGGTCTCACGGACATCCTCGGCAATCCATGGTTGCGCACGACGAGCCCCGAGCAGCTGAAAACCGACGGTGTCGGCGACTTCATCGCCAGCACGATCGGTGCCTACCTGCTCCCGACGCTTTCGATCATGGCGATCAGCTTCGCCGCGTACAGCCGGTTCCAGCGCGCCTCGATGCTCGAGGTGATGAACTCGGACTACGTGCGCACCGCGCGCGCCAAGGGGCTCGGCAACGGCCGGGTCATCTTCCGGCACGCGTTCCGCAACGCCCTGATCCCCGTGACGACCCTGTTCTCGGTGAACTTCGGCTCGGTGCTCGCCGGTGCCATCATCACCGAAACGGTGTTCAACTGGCACGGTATGGGCACATTGCTGGTGGAAGCCGTCAACAAGAACGACACTCAGGTGATGATGGGCTGGCTCGTGGTCATCGCCACCAGCGTGATCGTCGCCAACCTGATCGCCGACCTGGTGTACGGCATCCTGGACCCGAGGATTCGCGTTGGCTGA
- the mshB gene encoding N-acetyl-1-D-myo-inositol-2-amino-2-deoxy-alpha-D-glucopyranoside deacetylase, with the protein MISPVSRRLLFVHAHPDDESITTGASIARYAAEGAEVTVVTCTLGEEGEVMAGLGELEGLRAHRADQLGGYRVTELAAACAALGVSRHRYLGGLGRWRDSGMAGTPSAAHPRAFTGGSTDEQAAQLAEIIEEVEPQVVVTYDAFGGYGHPDHIRAHDITMAAAPRAASVQRVFHTVAPRAAVRAGLAALRAGDPVFRVPADDELPTTPDEEITTVLDVATYLPAKLAALRAHATQLTVVDGEVPYFALTNEIAQPILAQDCYVLAHGPAGGAGHDLFGGL; encoded by the coding sequence GTGATCTCCCCGGTATCCCGACGGCTGCTGTTCGTCCACGCTCATCCCGACGACGAAAGCATCACCACCGGCGCCTCGATCGCACGATACGCCGCCGAAGGCGCCGAGGTGACCGTGGTGACCTGCACGCTGGGTGAGGAGGGCGAGGTGATGGCCGGCCTGGGCGAGCTGGAGGGGCTGCGCGCGCACCGCGCCGACCAGCTGGGCGGCTACCGCGTCACCGAGCTGGCGGCCGCGTGCGCCGCGCTGGGCGTGTCCCGGCACCGTTACCTGGGCGGGCTCGGCCGGTGGCGCGATTCAGGCATGGCGGGCACGCCGTCGGCGGCACACCCGCGGGCCTTCACCGGTGGCAGCACCGACGAGCAGGCCGCGCAGCTGGCGGAGATCATCGAGGAGGTCGAGCCCCAGGTCGTCGTCACCTACGACGCCTTCGGCGGCTACGGCCACCCCGACCACATCCGGGCCCACGACATCACGATGGCGGCGGCGCCACGGGCGGCCTCGGTGCAGCGGGTCTTCCACACGGTCGCCCCGCGCGCCGCGGTGCGCGCCGGGCTGGCCGCGCTGCGGGCAGGCGACCCCGTGTTCCGGGTACCGGCGGACGACGAATTGCCCACGACGCCGGACGAAGAGATCACGACGGTGCTCGACGTCGCCACGTACCTGCCCGCGAAGCTGGCGGCACTGCGCGCGCACGCGACGCAGCTCACCGTGGTCGACGGCGAGGTCCCGTACTTCGCGCTGACGAACGAGATCGCCCAGCCGATCCTGGCGCAGGACTGCTACGTGCTCGCCCACGGCCCGGCAGGCGGCGCCGGGCACGACCTGTTCGGCGGGCTGTGA
- a CDS encoding ABC transporter permease, whose protein sequence is MSLVLYVLRRLAISIPVLLVGTFLCFVMVANTGDPLGELRSKPGIDPQAIANTEHKLGLDQGVVARYFTWLGHFLTGDWGISVAQGNALQPVAPKVMAAFWVTLELVLAASVLALFFGVLVGVLAAVKQYSIWDYLATTLAFLMFSMPIFCVAIVLKGYAIRANIWVRELGLSDVLGDPWLRTTSPESLSATGVGDALAKYVGAFLLPTLSIMAITFAAYSRFQRASMLEVLGADYVRTARAKGVSNSRVIWRHAFRNALIPVMTLFSVNFGATVTGAIITETVFNWHGMGTLLVEAVNKNDPQVLMGWLVVIAASVVLANLIADLMYGILDPRIRVG, encoded by the coding sequence ATGAGTCTCGTGCTCTACGTGCTGCGCCGGCTGGCCATCTCGATCCCGGTCCTGCTGGTCGGCACCTTCCTCTGCTTCGTCATGGTGGCCAACACCGGCGACCCGCTCGGGGAGCTGCGCAGCAAGCCGGGGATCGACCCCCAGGCCATCGCGAACACCGAGCACAAGCTGGGCCTCGACCAGGGCGTCGTCGCGCGGTACTTCACCTGGCTCGGCCACTTCCTGACCGGTGACTGGGGCATCTCCGTCGCCCAGGGCAACGCCCTGCAGCCGGTGGCGCCGAAGGTGATGGCGGCCTTCTGGGTCACGCTCGAGCTGGTGCTCGCGGCCTCGGTACTGGCCCTGTTCTTCGGCGTGCTCGTCGGGGTGCTCGCGGCCGTCAAGCAGTACTCGATCTGGGACTACCTCGCGACGACGCTGGCGTTCCTGATGTTCTCGATGCCCATCTTCTGCGTGGCGATCGTCCTCAAGGGCTACGCGATCCGCGCCAACATCTGGGTCCGCGAGCTGGGCCTGTCCGACGTCCTCGGCGACCCGTGGCTGCGGACGACGAGCCCGGAGAGCCTCTCGGCGACGGGAGTCGGCGACGCGCTCGCGAAGTACGTCGGCGCGTTCCTGCTGCCGACGCTGTCCATCATGGCGATCACGTTCGCCGCGTACAGCCGTTTCCAGCGGGCGTCGATGCTGGAGGTCTTGGGCGCCGACTACGTGCGCACCGCGCGCGCCAAGGGCGTGTCGAACAGCCGCGTGATCTGGCGCCACGCGTTCCGCAACGCGCTGATCCCGGTGATGACGCTGTTTTCGGTCAACTTCGGCGCCACGGTGACGGGCGCGATCATCACCGAAACGGTGTTCAACTGGCACGGCATGGGCACGCTGCTGGTGGAGGCGGTCAACAAGAACGACCCCCAGGTGCTGATGGGCTGGCTGGTGGTGATCGCGGCGAGCGTGGTGCTCGCGAACCTGATCGCGGACCTGATGTACGGCATCCTGGACCCCCGCATCCGCGTCGGCTGA
- a CDS encoding ABC transporter permease: MADLNSLLASETASLDGTLPPEALPEPRSQGKLVLRKFLHHKLAMASTAVLVLIILLSIILPIFWKHSYEDSSFPSFAKPSGEFPLGTTQVGKDMVSQILRGTQFSLLIALTVSILSTVIGVVLGALAGYLRRFTDSAVSRVTDLFLIIPQIAAAAILAKVFGSGSWYIVALVLAAFGWMQIARITRAEAMSLSQREFVDAARASGAGTFRIIFKHLVPNMVGSITVNATLAVAQAVLAEAALSFIGLGVQLPDTSLGRVILENYAQLQTRPALFFGPFIVLVLISLTINFIGDGLRDAFDPRQRRMKA, from the coding sequence TTGGCTGACTTGAACTCCCTTCTCGCGAGCGAGACCGCGAGCCTGGACGGAACGCTTCCCCCGGAAGCGCTGCCGGAGCCACGGAGCCAGGGCAAGCTGGTGCTCCGGAAGTTCCTGCACCACAAGCTGGCCATGGCGTCGACCGCGGTGCTGGTGCTGATCATCCTGCTCAGCATCATCCTGCCGATCTTCTGGAAGCACAGCTACGAGGACAGCTCGTTCCCGTCGTTCGCCAAGCCGAGCGGCGAGTTCCCGCTGGGCACCACGCAGGTCGGCAAGGACATGGTGTCGCAGATCCTGCGCGGCACCCAGTTCTCGCTGCTCATCGCGCTCACGGTGTCGATCCTGTCGACCGTGATCGGCGTGGTCCTCGGCGCGCTGGCCGGCTACCTGCGCCGGTTCACCGACTCGGCGGTCTCGCGGGTGACGGACCTGTTCCTGATCATCCCGCAGATCGCCGCGGCGGCCATCCTGGCGAAGGTGTTCGGCAGCGGCTCCTGGTACATCGTCGCGCTGGTGCTGGCGGCGTTCGGCTGGATGCAGATCGCCCGGATCACCCGCGCCGAGGCGATGTCGCTGTCCCAGCGCGAGTTCGTCGACGCGGCTCGCGCGTCCGGCGCCGGAACGTTCCGGATCATCTTCAAGCACCTGGTGCCGAACATGGTCGGCAGCATCACGGTCAACGCGACCCTCGCGGTCGCCCAGGCCGTGCTGGCGGAAGCCGCGCTGTCGTTCATCGGCCTCGGTGTCCAGCTGCCCGACACCTCATTGGGCCGCGTCATCCTGGAGAACTACGCCCAGCTGCAGACGCGGCCGGCGCTGTTCTTCGGGCCGTTCATCGTGCTCGTGCTGATTTCACTGACGATCAACTTCATCGGTGACGGTCTTCGCGACGCCTTCGACCCGCGCCAGCGGAGAATGAAGGCCTGA
- a CDS encoding ABC transporter ATP-binding protein, which yields MSTEATSADVAGVSGSVLSISDLSVSFQTEDGVVNAVKGIGFDVQPGEIVAVVGESGSGKSVTSMSVLGLLPKTSRIAGELRLGERNLADLKEKDMQKIRGNQVAMIFQEPMTALNPVYTVGWQLREALRSHLDIAKDAADKRAVELLDMVGIPNPELRFKQYPHQLSGGLRQRVVIAMAIACDPKVIIADEPTTALDVTVQAEILGLLRKLRDTLDTAIVLITHDMGVVADMADRVIVMYQGEIVEEAPVRELFASPKEEYTRRLLAAVPVLGQRPEGRRLLDDAGIDADSTEAAKIAEEIRLADEELEAVIEETAPALEIKNLVLEYPGRRGQGKNRAVDDVSLTIAKGEIVGLVGESGSGKSTVGRCAIRLLDPTAGTVSIAGKDITKMSAKELRPLRRYFSIVFQDPASTLDPKMTIGESIAEPMVLHKVLSGKELSARVRSLLDKVELGGHYMNRYPHELSGGQRQRVAIARALSLDPALLIADEPTSALDVSVQARVLDLFLDLQQSLQFACLFISHDLAVVDLLADRVAVMQHGKLVEVGTRDQVLHSPQQEYTKRLLSAAPVADPVLQAERRAAWEAGRLAPVAD from the coding sequence GTGAGCACTGAAGCAACTTCGGCGGACGTCGCCGGCGTGTCAGGATCGGTCCTGTCCATTTCCGACCTCAGCGTGTCGTTCCAGACCGAGGACGGCGTCGTGAACGCCGTCAAGGGCATCGGGTTCGACGTGCAGCCCGGCGAGATCGTGGCCGTGGTCGGGGAGTCCGGGTCCGGCAAGTCCGTCACGTCGATGTCGGTGCTGGGCCTGCTGCCCAAGACCAGCCGGATCGCCGGCGAGCTGCGCCTGGGCGAGCGCAACCTGGCGGATCTCAAAGAGAAGGACATGCAGAAGATCCGCGGCAACCAGGTCGCGATGATCTTCCAGGAGCCGATGACGGCGCTGAACCCGGTCTACACGGTCGGCTGGCAGCTGCGCGAGGCCCTGCGGTCCCACCTCGACATCGCCAAGGACGCCGCCGACAAGCGCGCGGTCGAGCTGCTCGACATGGTCGGCATCCCGAACCCCGAGCTGCGGTTCAAGCAGTACCCGCACCAGCTCTCGGGCGGCCTGCGCCAGCGCGTCGTCATCGCCATGGCGATCGCCTGCGACCCGAAGGTCATCATCGCCGACGAGCCCACCACGGCGCTCGACGTCACGGTGCAGGCGGAGATCCTGGGCCTGCTGCGCAAGCTGCGGGACACCCTCGACACGGCGATCGTCCTGATCACCCACGACATGGGCGTCGTCGCCGACATGGCCGACCGCGTCATCGTCATGTACCAGGGCGAGATCGTCGAAGAGGCGCCGGTGCGCGAGCTGTTCGCGTCGCCGAAGGAGGAGTACACCCGGCGGCTGCTCGCCGCGGTGCCGGTGCTCGGCCAGCGCCCCGAGGGCCGCCGCCTGCTCGACGACGCGGGCATCGACGCCGACAGCACCGAGGCGGCCAAGATCGCCGAGGAGATCCGGCTGGCCGACGAAGAGCTCGAGGCCGTGATCGAGGAGACCGCGCCGGCGCTGGAGATCAAGAACCTGGTCCTCGAGTACCCTGGCCGCCGCGGCCAGGGCAAGAACCGCGCGGTCGACGACGTCTCGCTGACCATCGCCAAGGGCGAGATCGTCGGCCTGGTGGGCGAGTCCGGTTCGGGCAAGTCGACGGTCGGCCGCTGCGCCATCCGCCTGCTCGACCCGACGGCGGGCACGGTGTCCATCGCGGGCAAGGACATCACGAAGATGTCGGCGAAGGAGCTTCGCCCGCTTCGCCGGTACTTCTCGATCGTGTTCCAGGACCCGGCGTCCACTCTGGACCCGAAGATGACGATCGGCGAGTCGATCGCCGAGCCGATGGTGCTGCACAAGGTGCTCTCCGGCAAGGAGCTGTCGGCGCGGGTGCGGTCGCTGCTCGACAAGGTCGAGCTGGGCGGGCACTACATGAACCGCTACCCGCACGAGCTCTCGGGCGGCCAGCGCCAGCGCGTGGCGATCGCCCGCGCGCTGTCGCTCGACCCGGCGCTGCTGATCGCGGACGAGCCGACGTCGGCGCTGGACGTGTCCGTGCAGGCCCGCGTCCTGGACCTGTTCCTCGACCTGCAGCAGTCGCTGCAGTTCGCCTGCCTGTTCATCAGCCACGACCTGGCGGTGGTCGACCTGCTGGCCGACCGCGTCGCGGTGATGCAGCACGGCAAGCTCGTCGAGGTCGGCACCCGTGACCAGGTGCTGCACTCGCCGCAGCAGGAGTACACGAAGCGCCTGCTGTCGGCGGCGCCGGTCGCGGACCCGGTGCTGCAGGCCGAGCGCCGCGCGGCCTGGGAGGCCGGCAGGCTGGCCCCGGTCGCCGACTGA
- a CDS encoding site-2 protease family protein yields the protein MRPSPVFLGILALTVAGGAMAAFGDITTILDRDRDPLLIAGVVIFVAAGWVASLSLHEFGHAMVAYRGGDYSVAHKGYLTLDVRKYTDPVLSIILPLIFLIIGGIPLPGGAVWINRGALRSRGTSSWVSLAGPLSNLAVGAALALVVALVPMAGGLVIAMSYLALLQVVTFLLNILPIPGLDGWGAIEPYLPPRAREIGAQVRPWAPIVLFALLFFFRPANTALWQGSYAIFNAFGGYVDGAQIGFSVFQFWN from the coding sequence GTGCGCCCCAGCCCGGTCTTCCTCGGCATCCTCGCGCTCACCGTCGCCGGTGGCGCCATGGCCGCGTTCGGTGACATCACCACGATTCTCGATCGCGACCGCGATCCCCTGCTCATCGCCGGCGTGGTGATCTTCGTCGCCGCCGGCTGGGTGGCGTCGCTGTCGCTGCACGAGTTCGGGCACGCGATGGTCGCCTACCGCGGCGGTGACTACAGCGTCGCCCACAAGGGTTACCTGACGCTGGACGTCCGGAAGTACACCGACCCCGTCCTGTCGATCATCCTGCCGCTGATTTTCCTCATCATCGGCGGCATCCCGCTGCCGGGCGGCGCGGTCTGGATCAACCGCGGCGCGCTGCGGTCTCGCGGGACGTCGTCGTGGGTTTCGCTGGCCGGGCCGCTGAGCAACCTCGCGGTCGGGGCGGCGCTGGCACTGGTGGTCGCGCTGGTCCCGATGGCGGGCGGGCTCGTGATCGCGATGTCCTACCTGGCGCTGCTGCAGGTCGTGACGTTCTTGCTCAACATCCTCCCGATCCCGGGCCTCGACGGCTGGGGCGCGATCGAGCCGTACCTGCCGCCGCGGGCGCGGGAGATCGGCGCGCAGGTCCGCCCGTGGGCGCCGATCGTGCTGTTCGCCCTCCTCTTCTTCTTCCGGCCGGCGAACACCGCGCTGTGGCAAGGCTCCTACGCCATCTTCAACGCGTTCGGCGGCTACGTGGACGGCGCGCAGATCGGCTTCAGCGTCTTCCAGTTCTGGAACTGA